The genomic interval GCCGAGCAGGCCCTTGCCGACCGGCACGTCCACGATGGCGCCGGTGCGCTTGACGGTGTCGCCTTCCTTGATCGTGGAGTCGTTGCCGAAGATCACGATGCCGACATTGTCGTTCTCGAGATTCAGCGCCATGCCCTTGATGCCGCCCGGGAACTCGACCATCTCGCCGGCCTGGACGTTGTCGAGGCCGTAGACGCGCGCGATGCCGTCGCCGACCGAGAGGACCTGGCCGACTTCGCTGACCTGCGCTTCGGCGCCGAAATTCGCGATCTCACGCTTCAGGATGGCGGAGATTTCCGCGGGCTGGATATCCATTGTCAGTTACCTCTCATGGCCGCACGGATGCCGTTCAGCTTGGTGCGGAGCGATGTGTCGATCATGCGCGAGCCCACCTTCACGACGAGGCCGCCGAGCAGGGTGGGATCGACTTTGGTTTCGAGCCGCGGCTCGCGGCCGAGCTTGCCCTTGAGCGCCGCCTTCAGCTCGGCGGTCTCGCCATCGTTGAGCTTGCGGGCCGATGTCACCTGCGCCTGCACCTCGCCGCGGCGCGCCGCGAGGATGCGCTCGAAGCTCTTGATGATGTCGGACAGGTAGAACAGCCGGCGCTTGGCGGCCAGCACGAGGACGAATTTGGTGCCGAGATCGCTGGCGCCGATGCGTTCGAGCACGGCCTTCAGGGCGCGGGCCTGGTCGTCGCTCGCGAAGACCGGCGAGCGCACGAGGCGGGTGAGGTCGGAGCTTTCCGCCAGCAGCTCGCGCAGGACGGCGAAATCCTTCTCGATGGCGGCGATGGATCGGCTGTCCTCCGCCAGTTCGAAAATGGCGGTGGCGTAGCGTCCCGCGATGCCGGTTTCGTGCTGCTGTTCCGTAGCCACGTTCGCCCTTTAACCCTTGGCGCTTTTGCGTATCGCGCCGGCCGTTTAAGCTCTTGAATTCGCTTATGAAATTACGCCGCACACGGGCGAGTCCCCACGCGCGCGAAGCAGTTAGCACGCGACCTTCCCGCGCGCAACAATGTGCCACTAGCCGTGGTGTCGCGGGCCGGAACCGGCCCATAGGGCGGCGCATAAATCGCCGCCCCGGAGCAATCGGCTTGCGTGCAAGGGGCATGGCCGTAGTATGACACCGTCATATAGGAGCTCAGAATGGCGCGCACCAGCCGGCCGATCACCGTCACGCTCGGCGATCTTCACAGAAGCGTGGAGGCGCGTTTGAACAGCGGCGCCTACGCCTCCGCCAGCGAAGTTTTGCGCGCCGCGGTCCGTGCGCTGGACCGCGAGGATGCGGCCGTCAATGCTTGGCTCAAGCAACAGGTCGCGGAATCCCTGAACGACCCGCGCCCCAGCATCCCGGCAAGCACCGTGTTCGACCGCCTGCGCAAGCGTCACGCGCGCAGGTCGAAGGCCAAGCGTGAGCCCGCATAGGGTTGTCTTTCGTCCGCTTGCCGAAGCCGA from Rhizomicrobium sp. carries:
- a CDS encoding F0F1 ATP synthase subunit delta, which produces MATEQQHETGIAGRYATAIFELAEDSRSIAAIEKDFAVLRELLAESSDLTRLVRSPVFASDDQARALKAVLERIGASDLGTKFVLVLAAKRRLFYLSDIIKSFERILAARRGEVQAQVTSARKLNDGETAELKAALKGKLGREPRLETKVDPTLLGGLVVKVGSRMIDTSLRTKLNGIRAAMRGN
- a CDS encoding type II toxin-antitoxin system ParD family antitoxin is translated as MARTSRPITVTLGDLHRSVEARLNSGAYASASEVLRAAVRALDREDAAVNAWLKQQVAESLNDPRPSIPASTVFDRLRKRHARRSKAKREPA